The Candidatus Acidiferrales bacterium genome has a segment encoding these proteins:
- a CDS encoding SpoIIE family protein phosphatase produces the protein MPKPPVLILVEPTGTRRDIHLLRTPFTLGRQSGNDIILHDLRISRQQAQIVQEGDRYFLEDLRSRHGTFLNGERTTRCELRHNDKIDFGLADSYSVIFCSEEAALDDFIKRVVPAAPAASRELYHLGLLLEVARVLHAGLVLEDVLAAVVDAALEVTHAERGVLLLRQDSGELAPGVARDNQRRTLRSAGLEVSQSVLEQVKNTCREVMLSDEAAAEALERQASIARLQLHTILAMPLLSVPAVATLDTTVLRAPAELLGILYLDSRQVTGLSELDREVVRSLAREAGTVIENARLFAAAREKEKLEGQLAVAREIQRGLLPKQLPAGGYFEVAGINLTSEAVGGDVFDVIPLPEDRYGFVLADVVGKGISGALLAATLQGVAASIAAFDLPPEAIAARINRYLVERTAEDKFATWFFGVLSPDGRFRYVNAAHPAPLWLHSSGEVAPLPTSNLPLGLFTDVEFASDRVQLQPGDSLLLFSDGLTEAADPDGQLFGDEQVHSMLPGLRALPLELMQEAILQRVGEFVRGASQADDLTLLILRYLGKKS, from the coding sequence ATGCCCAAGCCACCGGTATTGATTTTGGTTGAACCCACCGGCACGCGGCGAGACATTCATCTTCTCCGGACTCCGTTCACCCTCGGCCGGCAGAGCGGGAACGACATCATCCTGCATGACCTCCGTATTTCGCGCCAGCAGGCGCAAATCGTCCAGGAGGGCGACCGTTACTTTCTGGAGGATCTACGCAGCCGTCACGGCACTTTTTTGAACGGCGAGCGGACAACCCGCTGCGAGCTGCGCCACAACGACAAGATTGACTTTGGCCTGGCGGATTCCTATTCGGTCATTTTTTGCAGCGAGGAAGCGGCGCTGGACGATTTCATCAAGCGGGTGGTGCCGGCGGCGCCGGCCGCCTCGAGAGAGCTATACCATCTTGGCTTGCTGCTCGAGGTGGCCCGAGTGCTTCACGCCGGGCTTGTCCTGGAGGACGTGCTGGCGGCGGTGGTGGACGCAGCCCTGGAAGTCACTCACGCGGAGCGGGGCGTGCTGCTGTTGCGCCAGGATAGCGGCGAACTGGCGCCGGGGGTTGCCCGCGACAATCAGCGTCGCACGTTGCGCTCGGCCGGACTGGAGGTCAGCCAGAGCGTTCTCGAACAGGTCAAGAATACCTGCCGGGAGGTGATGTTGAGCGATGAGGCAGCCGCCGAGGCGCTTGAGCGGCAAGCCAGCATCGCGCGCCTTCAGCTCCACACCATACTGGCAATGCCGCTGCTGAGCGTGCCGGCAGTGGCGACACTTGACACCACGGTCTTGCGCGCACCGGCGGAGTTGCTCGGGATTCTTTACCTCGATAGCCGGCAGGTTACGGGCCTTTCCGAACTCGACCGGGAAGTGGTTCGTTCGCTGGCGCGCGAGGCCGGAACGGTGATTGAAAACGCGCGGCTGTTTGCGGCGGCTCGGGAGAAAGAAAAACTGGAAGGGCAGCTTGCCGTCGCCCGCGAGATCCAGCGCGGACTGCTTCCCAAGCAGCTCCCCGCCGGCGGCTACTTTGAAGTTGCCGGGATCAATCTGACCAGCGAAGCAGTCGGCGGAGACGTTTTTGACGTCATTCCCCTGCCGGAGGACCGCTACGGTTTTGTCCTGGCCGACGTCGTGGGCAAGGGGATCTCAGGGGCATTGCTGGCGGCAACCTTGCAAGGGGTGGCCGCTTCGATTGCCGCCTTTGACCTCCCGCCGGAGGCGATTGCCGCGCGCATCAACCGTTATCTGGTGGAGCGAACCGCCGAAGATAAATTCGCCACCTGGTTTTTCGGCGTGCTGAGCCCGGATGGAAGATTTCGGTACGTCAACGCCGCTCATCCTGCCCCGCTCTGGCTGCACAGCTCAGGCGAAGTGGCGCCGCTGCCGACGAGCAACCTGCCCCTCGGACTTTTCACCGACGTGGAGTTTGCTTCCGACCGCGTCCAGCTTCAGCCGGGCGACTCGCTTCTCCTCTTCAGTGATGGTCTAACGGAAGCCGCCGACCCTGACGGGCAGCTCTTTGGGGACGAGCAAGTGCATTCCATGCTCCCCGGTCTGCGCGCCCTGCCTCTCGAGCTGATGCAGGAAGCGATCCTTCAACGAGTAGGTGAATTCGTTCGCGGCGCTTCCCAGGCGGATGACCTTACCTTGCTGATCCTTCGCTATCTGGGAAAGAAATCCTGA